A genomic region of Larimichthys crocea isolate SSNF unplaced genomic scaffold, L_crocea_2.0 scaffold33, whole genome shotgun sequence contains the following coding sequences:
- the LOC104934958 gene encoding trafficking regulator of GLUT4 1 has translation MATSASAAQPSSSMEESQQPEQPISTQQDRDAAVTSQPVSAEQQAPPPTTDAPGAKQTEDGQNMDHLTVITDTMETSNGIGPVRVDSSPTVSSVSPNLHAKPGGHANGRPGLGSRSGSLAAGSPRPSLTRQPSAITEATVDGSKPRDYLILAILSCFCPLWPINIVALTFSVMSRNSLQQGNVDGARRLGRNAMVLSVVSILGGIAIIAAAIALNWGLILKS, from the exons ATGGCCACCAGTGCCAGCGCCGCCCAACCATCCAGCAGCATGGAAGAGTCCCAGCAACCagaacagccaatcagcacgCAGCAGGACAGAGACGCCGCTGTGACTTCTCAACCAGTCAGCGCAGAGCAACAAGCCCCACCCCCGACAACAGACGCTCCTGGCgccaaacaaacagaggacGGACAAAACATGGACCACCTGACAGTGATCACCGACACCATGGAGACCA gtaACGGCATCGGTCCCGTGAGGGTCGACTCGTCGCCCACAGTGTCCTCTGTGTCGCCCAACCTGCACGCCAAGCCGGGCGGTCACGCTAACGGTCGGCCTGGTTTGGGCAGCCGGTCCGGCTCGTTGGCGGCAGGCTCACCCAGGCCCTCGCTCACCCGCCAGCCCAGTGCCATCACAGAGGCCACTGTGGACGGGTCCAAGCCCAGGGACTACCTGATCCTGGCCATCCTGTCCTGCTTCTGCCCGCTGTGGCCGATCAACATCGTAGCGCTGACCTTCTCTGTGATG TCCCGAAACAGTCTGCAGCAAGGCAACGTCGATGGAGCTCGCCGCTTGGGCCGCAACGCCATGGTTCTGTCCGTCGTCTCCATCCTGGGAGGGATCGCTATCATCGCCGCCGCCATCGCCCTTAACTGGGGAT tgattttaaaatcCTGA